From one Lycium barbarum isolate Lr01 chromosome 6, ASM1917538v2, whole genome shotgun sequence genomic stretch:
- the LOC132599319 gene encoding proteasome subunit alpha type-7-like: MARYDRAITVFSPDGHLFQVEYAMEAVRKGNAAVGVRGTDTVVLGVEKKSTPKLQDSRSVRKIVNLDDHIALACAGLKADARVLVNKARIECQSHKLTVEDPVTVEYITRYIAGLQQKYTQSGGVRPFGLSTLIIGFDPHTGVPSLYQTDPSGTFSAWKANATGRNSNSTREFLEKNYKETSGQETVKLAIRALLEVVESGGKNIEVAVMTKEHGLRQLEEAEIDVIVAEIEAEKAAAEAAKKAPLKET; encoded by the exons ATGGCTAGATACGATAGAGCGATCACTGTTTTCTCACCTGACGGGCATCTATTCCAAGTGGAATACGCAATGGAAGCAGTACGCAAAGGTAACGCTGCCGTAGGTGTACGTGGCACTGATACTGTTGTCCTTGGCGTCGAGAAGAAGTCTACTCCCAAGCTTCAGGACTCTAG GTCCGTAAGAAAGATAGTAAATCTAGATGATCACATCGCTTTGGCCTGTGCTGGGCTGAAAGCAGATGCACGAGTCCTTGTGAATAAGGCACGCATCGAGTGTCAGAGTCATAAGCTAACGGTTGAAGATCCTGTTACCGTTGAGTACATAACTCGTTACATTGCTGGTCTTCAGCAAAAGTACACTCAAAGTGGTGGGGTAAGGCCATTTGGTCTATCCACCTTGATCATTGGTTTTGACCCACACACAGGCGTCCCCTCACTTTATCAAACAGATCCATCGGGTACATTCTCAGCTTGGAAAGCCAATGCGACTGGTAGAAACTCCAACTCTACTCGGGagttcttggagaagaattacaAAGAAACATCTGGCCAGGAAACTGTGAAACTAGCAATACGTGCTTTGCTTGAA GTAGTTGAAAGTGGTGGAAAAAACATAGAAGTTGCTGTGATGACAAAAGAGCACGGGCTTAGGCAACTTGAGGAAGCTGAAATTGATGTCATTGTTGCTGAGATCGAAGCAGAGAAGGCAGCTGCAGAAGCAGCCAAAAAGGCCCCGCTGAAAGAAACCTAG